Proteins from one Telopea speciosissima isolate NSW1024214 ecotype Mountain lineage chromosome 1, Tspe_v1, whole genome shotgun sequence genomic window:
- the LOC122648771 gene encoding splicing factor 3B subunit 4 isoform X4, which yields MPGNPGCTVYIGNLDEKVSDKVLYEILIQVGRVVDLYIPRDKETNRPKGYAFAEYETEEVADYAVRLFSGLVTLYNRTLKFAISGQDKPSQNLSSPFTPTLNSVPKPRFHPLQLNGTESFQHPLKLSPSCSTPPNYAQDAVPCTSTP from the exons ATGCCAGGAAATCCTGGTTGCACGGTATATATAG GTAACCTGGATGAGAAGGTTTCTGATAAGGTCTTGTATGAGATCCTTATTCAAGTGGGGCGGGTAGTCGATTTGTACATACCTCGAGACAAGGAAACCAATCGACCCAAAGGCTATGCATTTGCAGAATACGAAACTGAGGAGGTAGCAGATTATGCTGTCCGGCTTTTCTCTGGCCTTGTCACTCTCTACAACAGGACACTGAAATTTGCG ATATCTGGGCAAGATAAGCCCTCGCAGAACTTGTCCTCGCCATTCACGCCTACATTAAACTCAGTTCCTAAGCCACGATTTCACCCTCTACAACTTAATGGTACAGAATCTTTCCAGCATCCATTGAAGTTATCCCCATCATGCAGTACCCCACCAAATTATGCACAAG ATGCTGTGCCATGTACAAGTACTCCATAA
- the LOC122648771 gene encoding splicing factor 3B subunit 4 isoform X3, with protein sequence MPGNPGCTVYIGNLDEKVSDKVLYEILIQVGRVVDLYIPRDKETNRPKGYAFAEYETEEVADYAVRLFSGLVTLYNRTLKFAISGQDKPSQNLSSPFTPTLNSVPKPRFHPLQLNGTESFQHPLKLSPSCSTPPNYAQGDAVPCTSTP encoded by the exons ATGCCAGGAAATCCTGGTTGCACGGTATATATAG GTAACCTGGATGAGAAGGTTTCTGATAAGGTCTTGTATGAGATCCTTATTCAAGTGGGGCGGGTAGTCGATTTGTACATACCTCGAGACAAGGAAACCAATCGACCCAAAGGCTATGCATTTGCAGAATACGAAACTGAGGAGGTAGCAGATTATGCTGTCCGGCTTTTCTCTGGCCTTGTCACTCTCTACAACAGGACACTGAAATTTGCG ATATCTGGGCAAGATAAGCCCTCGCAGAACTTGTCCTCGCCATTCACGCCTACATTAAACTCAGTTCCTAAGCCACGATTTCACCCTCTACAACTTAATGGTACAGAATCTTTCCAGCATCCATTGAAGTTATCCCCATCATGCAGTACCCCACCAAATTATGCACAAGGTG ATGCTGTGCCATGTACAAGTACTCCATAA
- the LOC122648771 gene encoding RNA-binding protein 7 isoform X2 — MPGNPGCTVYIGNLDEKVSDKVLYEILIQVGRVVDLYIPRDKETNRPKGYAFAEYETEEVADYAVRLFSGLVTLYNRTLKFAISGQDKPSQNLSSPFTPTLNSVPKPRFHPLQLNGTESFQHPLKLSPSCSTPPNYAQEPPPPGYNIYRSDFYGKNYDYSRRVFGATLSSIGPYSPGRTPYDSRK, encoded by the exons ATGCCAGGAAATCCTGGTTGCACGGTATATATAG GTAACCTGGATGAGAAGGTTTCTGATAAGGTCTTGTATGAGATCCTTATTCAAGTGGGGCGGGTAGTCGATTTGTACATACCTCGAGACAAGGAAACCAATCGACCCAAAGGCTATGCATTTGCAGAATACGAAACTGAGGAGGTAGCAGATTATGCTGTCCGGCTTTTCTCTGGCCTTGTCACTCTCTACAACAGGACACTGAAATTTGCG ATATCTGGGCAAGATAAGCCCTCGCAGAACTTGTCCTCGCCATTCACGCCTACATTAAACTCAGTTCCTAAGCCACGATTTCACCCTCTACAACTTAATGGTACAGAATCTTTCCAGCATCCATTGAAGTTATCCCCATCATGCAGTACCCCACCAAATTATGCACAAG AGCCTCCTCCCCCTGGATATAACATATATAGATCAGATTTCTACGGCAAGAACTATGATTACAGTCGGAGGGTATTCGGGGCAACTTTGAGTAGTATTGGCCCCTATAGTCCAGGACGAACACCATATGATTCcagaaaataa
- the LOC122648771 gene encoding RNA-binding protein 7 isoform X1 — translation MPGNPGCTVYIGNLDEKVSDKVLYEILIQVGRVVDLYIPRDKETNRPKGYAFAEYETEEVADYAVRLFSGLVTLYNRTLKFAISGQDKPSQNLSSPFTPTLNSVPKPRFHPLQLNGTESFQHPLKLSPSCSTPPNYAQGEPPPPGYNIYRSDFYGKNYDYSRRVFGATLSSIGPYSPGRTPYDSRK, via the exons ATGCCAGGAAATCCTGGTTGCACGGTATATATAG GTAACCTGGATGAGAAGGTTTCTGATAAGGTCTTGTATGAGATCCTTATTCAAGTGGGGCGGGTAGTCGATTTGTACATACCTCGAGACAAGGAAACCAATCGACCCAAAGGCTATGCATTTGCAGAATACGAAACTGAGGAGGTAGCAGATTATGCTGTCCGGCTTTTCTCTGGCCTTGTCACTCTCTACAACAGGACACTGAAATTTGCG ATATCTGGGCAAGATAAGCCCTCGCAGAACTTGTCCTCGCCATTCACGCCTACATTAAACTCAGTTCCTAAGCCACGATTTCACCCTCTACAACTTAATGGTACAGAATCTTTCCAGCATCCATTGAAGTTATCCCCATCATGCAGTACCCCACCAAATTATGCACAAGGTG AGCCTCCTCCCCCTGGATATAACATATATAGATCAGATTTCTACGGCAAGAACTATGATTACAGTCGGAGGGTATTCGGGGCAACTTTGAGTAGTATTGGCCCCTATAGTCCAGGACGAACACCATATGATTCcagaaaataa